The nucleotide sequence ATCTGCTACCGAGTAAAGGTTAATTGAAATATTTTCAAATTTTCTTTTTTGAGCATTCTATGCATCTGCCTTTCTCCCGTAGCATTCCTGTTAAAAATAACATCAGATCTCAGAATGATCACGCCTTTTCTGGATTTTGATATCCTATGTTTTGAGGCTATCTTAACGCCTCTACTTAAGTGCGGGTAAATTGGAATACTTATTTACAGTTATTGCCTGGGAATGCAGGCAGGTAGCTGTTTCGCGACACAAATTCGCTGAAACAGCAAGGTCGCAATTGCTTGATTACCTGCCACTGTGAGATGGTCGTAATCACGAAAATAAGCGGCAATCACATCAGCAGGGAGTTCTGACCAGATTTGTTGAACATCAACAATAGGAACATCCAGAGATTTCAGGATACTGAAAATAGGGGCTTTGTAGGGGGAAACCCACAATGCGGGCAGTAGACTGTAGCGCTGGGGAACGAACACGACAAAAATTGGCAGGGCTTGAGCACGAGCTAGGGCAATAATTTGCTGCAGATCTCGTTGATTGGCCTCCAACTGGGCAACCGGATCTACGGCAGTTGGAATTTCAGTTGAACCGGGCTGGAACCCTAACCTGAGGGCGATCGAGGGCCAGAGATAACGACCCATTACTTCCTGAATAGCAGAACCAGGGGGGCGATCGGGGTAATCTGGATCACGCCCGACCCGATCGGGGGTGCTAGTTGGTTGAACCAGATCGTTATTCCCAATTTCTAAAATTAAAGCATCACTTGCAAAAGTTCCGAAGCGTTTGAGGTAAGCCAGCACATTTCCAATGCCCCAGGAGCCGGTCGAAGCATTGAGAACTTCTGCTGCGTGTCCGGCCTGCTGTAATTGGGTCTGAAACAGAGCAGTGATCGTTTGGGATTGGTCGATCGGGGCTCCACCGTTCAGGACTGAGTCACCGGTCATCAGGATTCTCAGCCGACCTGCCGGTTTGATCAGGGTGGTGGGATCTGAACGCTGGGAAAATTGATTGTAGGCAATTTTTCGACCAAACCGGACTTTGGACTGATTGGGCTGAAAGCGGTAGCCCAGATCGGGTTCTGCCTGCAGTAAAACTGGATCACCTAAACCAAAGCCCAGACGGAGGCTGATTTCGATCACAGCCACTATAACCAGGAACGCGATCGCACCCAAAAGTCGTCGATATCTTTTAGCACCCTTCATAGCTTGTAACAGGCATCATGGTTGCTCATCCTGTTGGTTGTACAGGACTGCGTGCTCATCCTTTTTAGGTCGTAAGTTGCGAACAACGGTGCGGAGCATGTTGTCAACAGGATAGAGAACCTGATTCACAACTTCTTCTTTACGAGCTCGAAAAGAGGTGATGTGGTAATAATCTGTCCCATCCGGAGAGGCTTCTGTGAAGTAGTAAATGTTGATGGATTTGCGCGAATCTCCATCTGGGGTG is from Leptolyngbya sp. 'hensonii' and encodes:
- a CDS encoding SGNH/GDSL hydrolase family protein — encoded protein: MKGAKRYRRLLGAIAFLVIVAVIEISLRLGFGLGDPVLLQAEPDLGYRFQPNQSKVRFGRKIAYNQFSQRSDPTTLIKPAGRLRILMTGDSVLNGGAPIDQSQTITALFQTQLQQAGHAAEVLNASTGSWGIGNVLAYLKRFGTFASDALILEIGNNDLVQPTSTPDRVGRDPDYPDRPPGSAIQEVMGRYLWPSIALRLGFQPGSTEIPTAVDPVAQLEANQRDLQQIIALARAQALPIFVVFVPQRYSLLPALWVSPYKAPIFSILKSLDVPIVDVQQIWSELPADVIAAYFRDYDHLTVAGNQAIATLLFQRICVAKQLPACIPRQ